The nucleotide sequence TGGGACAGTTTTGCTGTATTACCCAACAATGGATGCATAATATTCTCTTTGAGTTTTGTAGCGCACATTGAGGCTGGTTGCATAATGCACTGATCACAATGTATCCTAATGAGGTTTTATTTATACACTTTTTCTTCCATTTTATTAAATTGTATCATGTCATAagaatttctttcaaaaaatgttaaatcaTTTTCCAAATTAGTACcttatttgttgttttgtgaTTTCGTCTTCAGATCGTACAACAGCCAAGGAAATGGGTCAAGCTATGTTGGAAAGACGATTTTGTCATGCTGTGAAATCTCAAGATACAACATTCCGTgatgacaaatatacatactaCAGACTAGTAGAAGATGATGATAGAAATGCACTCAATGCTGGTATATCGTCTGAGTGTGACCCACGACCTGGTAAGTTAACTTATgatgaatgtagaaaagggggCTTTTTATGATTTCAGTAAAATatggactgtaagatacgtagTGTCACACTGCCCTCACTGGTGTGTTCTTTCCTGGTTGACTGATGTgcgagggcgccccatcacgacATTCCTTATACGATGGGGTGGACTTGATTGAGCAACCCGGTCAATTCCACCGGGGTCATGACCGGCTTATGCCGCCACGTGCTCGGAATAGTTCGCGTGCCAGCTGACAGTGTTCACTCATTCAAATATGACATCTCCCGATAGATGTCATAAAACTTGTACAGCTAttctaaaattatatttcaactctTAGCTTCATATGCAAGGACGTTATTTTGCTAATTTAAgtacatataacatatatataaactttCAGATTACGTTTATCACTCCCCGCCTCCATGTTTGACCATATATAACCGACAAATTCGGTCAGGCTATTTGGGTATCCCCGACAGAATGCACAACAAACCCTATTACTGAGTTTGACCCAAGATATGTCAAGTCCACTGATAAAGCTATACTGTTACCATACCACATTTGTTATCAAGTTTTTTTCTGTCTTCATCAGCTGCAGAATTAAGTGAATACATGAGACGTCTTATTCTTTCCATCTATTCAGAGTTCCTATCAGATGATGGCAAGGTAAGTATCAAGTAGATATCAATATGAAAAGATCAATTATTAGTTTTCTGTCAAcctaaatatttatttttatttgttttcccATCAACAGCACCATAAGACAGCCAGTTATAGATAAGATACTGTATCTTGATTGATGGTTTCAGTTGGCTTGGCAACACAACATAAAAATTAACAGATGGTGAAAATATAGCCACCAAAAACTGAAAGCGACAATATGGATGTGAAATGTATTgggtgttttatttttattataaaattCATAAACAACTTAAGTGTGTTTTTACTACTTGAAATCGCTGTGAACTGTAAGCTCATGTCACATCTGTAAATCAGCAATTATAACAATCACATAAAACAACTTTTGGAAACTTGAGAGACAATATTCTTAGATAAGATGTACGTGCATGGGGTGTATTGAACAATTCACTTACATAGAAATAAGTTGATTGTCCTTTAAAGATTTGCTTATAGCTGctcagcacagcacagcacagcacaacacaacacagcacagcacatctAATCATATCAAAACAAACCACATGATGGTTGCTCTGTTGTTATATTCTCATTCCATGTTTGGGttcatttttgtttgaaataaacaGGGTGTTGATTACAAAGGTATTGGTAAAAGTAATAAATTCAGTCTATATAAGAAAACAACAGCCGAGTTGGTAAGATTGGACGTAGAGAATCTAAGCCGAGAAGAAACCCTGGCTTTCTTTATCAACATCTACAATGCATTGGTGATACATGCTAATGTTGAAGTTGGACCTCCTACAAACTTATGGCAAAGATATAAGGTATGAAAATGTATATGGATTAATAATATATGTGCTATGTGGTTCTTGCTGCTGAtaaagggagggggggggggggggggggggggttgaagtACAATGTGCTATGATATCATGATTTGTTTTCAAGTTCATGGATAATAGGAATAGGGGGAACACCACTCTAGCAAATAgaggcattttcataaagtatgggttctggagagtaatttcGTGATTCTACATCACCTACAATaatttgtgatttcagagaaacatcaaattgatcttgTGTGTTTATACtattatagggtatctttgctgtgggccataatatattcatagttgaacaatgaatattcatgactctgTATGCCTAcctattcccttcagtgtaaaatatgtcatgtaTTCACATTCACCATTATTTTCACAACATTGTCAGTGGTACATGTTACCctcatttcatttttgtgtttatttactTGGCAGTTCTTCAACAACGTCAGTTATGTGATTGGAGGACAAGTCTACTGCTTACAAGACATTGAAAATGGTGTATTACGAAGTAACAGACGAGGACTAGGAATGCTCAGTAAACCGTTTGGAAGTAAAGATCCACGAATCAATGTAGCCTTGAAGGAATGTGAACCAATGATTCACTTTGCCTTGGTGTGTGGTGCCAAGAGTTGCCCTCCCATCAAGACATACTCTGCCGATGTAAGTGTTTATATTGTGCTGAAACTAaagaaataatttgatattattccctgatatttttcttcgttcagccaaggaaaatacgagtaacctaaggagccttgtcactaGTTGATAGACAAGTAGTGATAAACTCTTATGTCATGAGTATTtaccaagaaaaatattggagaataatataattatagctcctcaaaatgaaaaatcagaaaaataatggtgatttggtgATTGTTCTACTTTTTAGCTTTGTGAagttcatgtatatttatgatttAAAATCTGTATTATCACTATGTAATTGTGCTTTGAATATTCAGGCCAGCAAAATAAAGCTTTAGAATGTACCAAATCTCTGCAGGCAAAGGTTAGAGGTGATTTTACAGTATAGAAACAAGGAAACGTACATGACATCTCTCATTTTCATTCCTTGTATATCGGCAGGGCATTGATGAGCAGTTGAAACTGGCAGGGGAAGCCTTCCTAGAGAGTGAGGATGGATGTGATGTTATCCCAtctaaaaatcaaatcaaactgagTCAAATATTCAAATGGTATAAGGGAGACTTTGCAAGAAACACAGATGAGGTAAGAATTTAAAGTACATTCAGGTATTCCACATGAACAATTCCAGTGTGATTACCAAGAGGTTGTCTTTCATATTACCAGCACTATCGTATATATATTACTATGTAAAATACAGATGAAAAGGAAGAGAATGAAAAGAGTTAGAGAGTAAATCAAAGCTAGCTATAAATATGTAGCTGCAAAACACAGTAAAACTTGGTCCTATACAATTCATACTTTCCCATAATATTGTAAACCTCTTGTCTGCCATGTAGAaaattttgccattttacaaTCTTCAATTATTTCCCAAAgattaatttttacaaatttctaAGCCTAgtgtattgtgttttatttacaaaaagaaatttcagtcagtggagtctgggtaaccaagactaaagTTTgcacatagaccctacacgaaatggTTTGCAAGGCAATTTTGACCCTTTCCTAAAAAAGGGGGGCTAAGGGTCACATCATTATTTGAATGCACTATATTTTCCTAGTAGATGTGTCGTGTCACTATCTCAGATACAACTTCATATCTGTACTGAATATGGCTGAAtgtcacaaatgtctgacagtTTATGTCCATTCTTGCTTTTCAGCTTGTTGAATGGGTATATAATCACATGGCAGACAGTGAAAAGAAGAGTCAGCTATCAGTATTAATTGCATCTAAGGATTACAGAGTAACATTCCTTCCATATGACTGGGGTGTCAACTCcaagtaaaaacaaaaaatcaagACAATGGGCTGTGAAAACATAcaacttaaaaacaaaaacattccaGTGTATGGGTGCATTacttactgtaaacctagatgtTTAGTATTCAGCAAGTTCTCAAGGAGTAATTTCCAGATTggtattgtgta is from Glandiceps talaboti chromosome 1, keGlaTala1.1, whole genome shotgun sequence and encodes:
- the LOC144436208 gene encoding uncharacterized protein LOC144436208, whose amino-acid sequence is MPELKGRIIVYSIVGCPHCMRAKSTLQQLGLAYTDVSLDNYPDSVRQDVRTRTSSTTVPQIFFNAHHIGGNSELQELVKDQARLDSLIEELINNEAPDDAPQPPDPSLMKDTEIGNLDFTCELDEYALLIRDLKSSGLIKDHGSYFNRKKKAFVGAEFIDWLVKTKQVDRTTAKEMGQAMLERRFCHAVKSQDTTFRDDKYTYYRLVEDDDRNALNAGISSECDPRPAAELSEYMRRLILSIYSEFLSDDGKGVDYKGIGKSNKFSLYKKTTAELVRLDVENLSREETLAFFINIYNALVIHANVEVGPPTNLWQRYKFFNNVSYVIGGQVYCLQDIENGVLRSNRRGLGMLSKPFGSKDPRINVALKECEPMIHFALVCGAKSCPPIKTYSADGIDEQLKLAGEAFLESEDGCDVIPSKNQIKLSQIFKWYKGDFARNTDELVEWVYNHMADSEKKSQLSVLIASKDYRVTFLPYDWGVNSK